The Cygnus atratus isolate AKBS03 ecotype Queensland, Australia chromosome 19, CAtr_DNAZoo_HiC_assembly, whole genome shotgun sequence genome includes a window with the following:
- the GOLGA2 gene encoding golgin subfamily A member 2 — MADGSRQSKLAAAKKKLKEYQQKNSPGATAGAKKKRKSKEGSRPETPTNDDRQSPENIQNILKVLVSDLNRSNGVAIPSLDKRKAYFDSDVATRNAEQLAADVPVLSNSNSLPSCGSVLPAPGSMQLTQIHEAEDHKNALDENRSLSSTESLRQLSEQLNGLVSQSTSYVNGESAISSTNIKEMETRYQELAVALDSSNLTNKQLITKIEELKQQNQEAMNQLEKEKKEFEQKFSKEQAALREQLQVHIQTIGILVSEKSELQTALGHTQQAARQKSGEAEDLAARLQSSRQRVSELERTLSSISMQQKTHNKELVKERDNLKLELYKHSKGSEEIKQQNSELSEKLRSLVSENSAMKLDMEDLHKKLEMAELMIQQFSNQSGNLDVNQQLQMALEERASLETQIAQLSESLHQLQTERDQYVEKLKEEGSIWQQRVQQLAEQVHTMAEEKEKHMAQIRELEANVTELLSKSVKPMDIEPSSPAGPTEAELSLQEEIQRLQQEKEELHGQYQAQVRDNEQLSHLNREQEERLLELEKAVQRYNEESVDRQQILENMQSDKATISRALSQNRELKEQLAELQNGFVRLTNENMEVTSALQSEQHVKKELAKKLGQLQENLGELKETLELKTQEAQALQEQRDQYYSHLQQYTVAYQQVAAEKEELHKQYLLQTQLMDRLQHEEVQGKVTVEMHLKELQQTKESLEAVAKENKELQAQISQLAAELDDKMLHRLEGDGVESEAMTEEIQKPSLVIPEKFESHEEMVAFLMSAMSQVEKEREDMRQQLAAQKQQCRSLLQQIAALRQEQQHNVLSGDSTMDTVPVEVHEALKTAMEKLQSRFTDLMREKADLKERLEELEHRCIQLSGETDTIGEYIALYQSQRAILKQRHQEKEEYISRLAQDKEEMKVKLLELQDLVMRLVRERNEWYSKYVAAAQNPELLAGQNESVLPVERRIELNATDGEGLREVNLSDEAEQEAAALHQSSFSPIDTKAAQPSQDDPTAKQIMQLLREIQNPQERVGSLLENPCIPFFYRADENDEVKIMVV, encoded by the exons CTGAAGGAATATCAGCAGAAGAATAGCCCTGGAGCAACTGCGGGAGCCAAGAAAAAACGAAAAAGTAAAGAAGGAAGTAGGCCCGAGACTCCCACAAATGATGACAGACAGTCTCCAGAGAAC ATTCAGAACATTCTGAAGGTGCTGGTGTCAGACCTTAACCGCTCCAATGGGGTAGCCATACCCTCATTGGACAAGAGGAAG GCATACTTTGACAGTGATGTTGCCACTCGTAACGCTGAACAGCTTGCTGCCGATGTCCCTGTGCTATCTAACAGCAACAGTCTACCTAGTTGTGGTTCTGTTCTGCCTGCTCCCGGGAGCATGCAGCTGACACAG ATTCATGAAGCTGAGGAtcataaaaatgctttggaTGAGAACAG GTCTCTCTCGTCAACAGAAAGTCTCCGCCAGTTGTCTGAACAACTCAATGGCCTGGTTTCTCAG tctACATCATACGTGAATGGGGAAAGTGCTATTTCTTCCACAAATATTAAGGAAATGGAA ACACGTTACCAGGAGCTGGCAGTAGCCCTAGATTCCAGCAATCTAACTAACAAACAGCTCATTACAAAGATAGAGGAATTG AAACAACAGAACCAAGAAGCAATGAATCAGCTGGAGAAG gaaaagaaggagtTTGAACAGAAGTTTTCTAAAGAGCAAGCAGCACTGAGGGAACAGCTACAG gttCATATCCAGACTATTGGAATTCTGGTTTCTGAGAAGTCTGAGTTGCAGACAGCCCTTGGACATACTCAACAAGCTGCACGGCAGAAATCAG GAGAAGCTGAAGACCTTGCTGCTCGTTTACAGTCATCTCGCCAGAGGGTATCAGAGCTAGAACGCACTTTGTCCTCCATCTCTATGCAGCAAAAAACA catAATAAAGAGTTAGTGAAGGAGCGAGACAACCTGAAACTAGAACTGTACAAACACAG cAAGGGCAGTgaggaaataaagcagcaaaactcGGAACTGTCAGAGAAACTCCGCTCCCTGGTTTCTGAGAACTCAGCTATGAAGTTGGATATGGAGGACTTGCATAAGAAACTGGAAATGGCTGAGCTGATGATTCAGCAG TTTTCTAATCAGTCAGGGAATCTGGATGTAAACCAGCAGTTGCAGATGGCACTGGAGGAGAGGGCAAGCCTGGAAACCCAGATTGCTCAG CTCTCGGAGTCGCTTCACCAGCTCCAGACAGAAAGAGATCAGTATGTAGAGAAACTGAAGGAAGAGGGGAGCATTTGGCAGCAGCGAGTACAGCAGCTCGCTGAGCAG GTCCACACAatggcagaggagaaggagaagcatATGGCCCAAATTCGAGAGCTAGAAGCCAATGTTACAGAGCTGTTAAGCAAATCAG TAAAACCCATGGATATTGAGCCTTCCTCACCAGCAGGGCCTACAGAAGCTGAGTTGAGTCTGCAGGAAGAGATCCAgcggctgcagcaggagaaggaggaacTGCATGGGCAATACCAGGCCCAGGTCCGGGACAACGAGCAACTGAGCCACCTCAACCGGGAGCAGGAGGAGCGGCTGCTGGAGCTCGAGAAGGCCGTGCAGCGCTACAACGAGGAGTCTGTGGACAGACAGCAGATCCTGGAGAACATGCAGAGTGACAAGGCCACAATCAGCAGGGCACTGAGCCAAAATCGGGAGCTGAAGGAACAGCTGGCCGAACTGCAGAATGGGTTTGTCAGACTG ACAAACGAAAACATGGAGGTTACAAGTGCCCTACAGTCAGAGCAACATGTAAAGAAGGAGTTGGCCAAGAAGCttgggcagctgcaggagaaccTGGGGGAGCTCAAAGAGACA CTGGAACTGAAAACACAGGAGGCtcaggctctgcaggagcagcggGACCAATACTACAGCCACTTACAACAGTATACTGTGGCATACCAGCAAGTGGCTGCTGAGAAGGAGGAGCTGCACAAACAGTACTTGCTTCAGACACAGCTTATGGATCGGCTGCAGCATGAGGAAGTTCAGGGGAAGGTGACAGTGGAAATGCACCTGAAGGAACTGCAGCAGACCAAG GAAAGTCTGGAAGCTGTagctaaggaaaacaaagagctgCAAGCTCAGATCAGTCAGttagcagcagagctggatgACAAGATGTTGCACAGACTAGAAG GAGATGGAGTTGAAAGCGAAGCAATGACTGAAGAAATCCAAAAACCTTCATTAGTGATCCCAGAGAAGTTTGAAAGCCATGAAGAAATG GTTGCTTTCTTGATGTCTGCCATGTCTCAAGTGGAAAAGGAGCGAGAAGATATGAGGCAGCAACTGGCTGCTCAGAAACAGCAGTGCAGAAGCCTCTTGCAGCAAATAGCAGCTCTTCGGCAGGAGCAGCAACATAATGTGCTGAGTGGAG ATTCCACCATGGATACTGTTCCAGTGGAGGTTCACGAGGCTTTGAAAACTGCCATGGAGAAACTACAG TCCCGTTTCACAGATCTGATGCGTGAGAAAGCTGATCTGAAGGAACGGCTAGAAGAGTTAGAACATCGCTGCATACAGCTGTCTGGGGAAACAGACACCATTG GGGAGTATATTGCATTATACCAGAGTCAAAGGGCTATCCTCAAACAGCGGCACCAGGAGAAAGAAGAGTACATCAGCAGGTTGGCTCAAGATAAGGAAGAGATGAAG GTGAAATTACTGGAACTGCAGGATTTAGTGATGCGCCTGGTCAGGGAAAGGAATGAATGGTACAGCAAGTATGTAGCAGCTGCTCAAAACCCAGAGCTGCTAGCAGGCCAGAACGAAAGTGTACTTCCAGTGGAGAGGCGCATCGAACTGAATGCTACCGATGGAGAAG GGTTACGAGAAGTGAATTTATCAGACGAAGCAGAACAAGAGGCTGCTGCTCTTCACCAATCCAGTTTCTCCCCTATTGACACTAAAGCTGCTCAGCCAAGCCAAGACGACCccacagcaaagcaaataatGCAGCTTCTCAGAGAAATCCAGAACCCTCAGGAGAGGGTGGGCTCCTTGCTGGAAAACCCCTGCATTCCATTCTTCTACCGCGCCGATGAGAACGATGAGGTCAAAATCATGGTGGTTTAA